One window of Medicago truncatula cultivar Jemalong A17 chromosome 2, MtrunA17r5.0-ANR, whole genome shotgun sequence genomic DNA carries:
- the LOC11441810 gene encoding dephospho-CoA kinase, whose protein sequence is MRIVGLTGGIASGKSTVSNLFKSNDIPVVDADVVAREALKKGSGGWKKVVEAFGEEILLDNGEVNRPRLGQIVFADPDKRQFLNRLLAPYISSGIFWEVVKLWSKGYKVIVLDVPLLFEAKIDKFTKPIIVVWVDPETQIQRLLARDNSSEEDGRNRVNAQMPLDVKRSKADIVIDNTGSLDDLNEQFQNVLVRVTGPLTWYEFWQSRQGVSIILASLTSGVVLCMKVFNNNSL, encoded by the exons ATGCGGATCGTTGGACTGACTGGTGGAATAGCAAGTGGCAAGAGCACTGTTTCCAATTTATTCAAGTCTAATGACATCCCTGTTGTCGACGCTGATGTAGTTGCCCGT GAGGCGTTGAAAAAAGGAAGTGGTGGATGGAAAAAGGTTGTTGAAGCATTTGGGGAGGAAATTCTACTAGACAATGGTGAAGTTAACAGACCCCGACTTGGCCAAATTGTTTTTGCCGATCCTGATAAGCGTCAATTTCTCAATCG ATTGTTGGCTCCTTATATATCCTCGGGGATCTTTTGGGAAGTTGTGAAGCTGTGGTCAAAAGGTTATAAGGTCATCGTTCTCGACGTCCCTTTGTTATTTGAGGCCAAGATTGACAAGTTCACGAAGCCCATAATTGTTGTGTGGGTTGATCCTGAAACACAGATTCAGAGACTCTTGGCAAGAGACAATTCTAGTGAGGAGGATGGTCGGAACAGGGTTAATGCTCAGATGCCGCTTGATGTTAAAAGGAGTAAAGCTGATATAGTAATAGACAACACCGGTTCACTTGATGACTTGAATGAACAATTTCAGAACGTTTTGGTTCGGGTCACTGGACCTTTGACATGGTATGAGTTTTGGCAATCTAGGCAGGGAGTCTCGATCATTCTTGCTTCACTTACCTCGGGTGTTGTTCTATGTATGAAGGTATTTAACAACAACAGTTTATAA